In Salarias fasciatus chromosome 20, fSalaFa1.1, whole genome shotgun sequence, a single window of DNA contains:
- the LOC115408704 gene encoding solute carrier family 35 member E2A: MPGSKQAAGHPLWRLLSPFRTRQERVVLARSESLPGEQVLKITVTETTVIEAESGVWNWRSMSYLGLWYFFSFCTLFLNKYILSLLEGEPSMLGAVQMLSTTVIGCVKMFVPCCLYQHKSRSEYPPNFIMIMLFVGLMRFTTVVLGLVSLKNVAVSFAETVKSSAPIFTVIMSRLILGEYTGLWVNLSLFPVMAGLALCTATEISFNMLGFSAALSTNIMDCLQNVFSKKLLSGDTYRFSPPELQFYTSAAAIIMLIPAWVFLLDFPVTGKSGQSFIFSQDIMLLLLFDGALFHLQSVTAYALMGRISPVTFSVASTVKHALSVWLSVIVFSNQITILSATGTFLVFIGVFLYNKARQIQRETLQAMAAEQNHKPLLQEQDFQSAQPN, from the exons ATGCCGGGCAGCAAGCAGGCCGCCGGCCACCCACTGTGGCGCCTCCTGTCTCCGTTCCGCACCCGGCAGGAGCGGGTGGTGCTGGCCCGCAGCGAGAGCCTGCCGGGGGAGCAGGTGCTGAAGATCACCGTCACGGAGACCACGGTGATCGAGGCGGAGTCCGGCGTGTGGAACTGGCGCTCCATGTCCTACCTGGGCCTGTGGTACTTCTTCAGCTTCTGCACCCTGTTCCTAAACAAGTACATCCTGTCGCTGCTGGAGGGCGAGCCCAGCATGCTGG GTGCGGTTCAGATGCTCTCCACCACCGTCATCGGCTGTGTGAAGATGTTCGTGCCCTGCTGCCTCTACCAGCACAAGTCCAGAAGCGAGTATCCGCCCAACTTCATCATGATCATGCTGTTTGTGGGCCTCATGag gTTCACCACCGTGGTTCTGGGCTTAGTGAGTCTGAAAAATGTGGCCGTGTCCTTCGCCGAGACGGTGAAGAGCTCGGCGCCAATTTTCACTGTCATCATGTCCAGACTGATCCTCGGAGAGTACACCG GGCTGTGGGTGAATCTGTCCCTGTTCCCGGTCATGGCCGGCCTGGCCCTCTGCACAGCCACCGAGATCAGCTTCAACATGCTCGGCTTCTCCGCCGCGCTCTCCACCAACATCATGGACTG CTTGCAGAACGTTTTCTCCAAAAAGCTTCTGAGTGGAGACAcgtacagattcag cCCTCCAGAGCTGCAGTTCTATACAAGTGCAGCAGCGATCATTATGCTCATACCTGCCTGGGTCTTCCTCTTG GATTTTCCGGTTACAGGGAAGAGCGGCCAGAGCTTCATCTTCAGCCAAGacatcatgctgctgctgctcttcgaCGGCGCCCTCTTCCACCTGCAGAGCGTCACTGCCTACGCTCTGATGGGACGGATCTCTCCTGTTACATTCAG TGTGGCCAGCACGGTGAAGCACGCCCTGTCCGTGTGGCTGAGCGTCATCGTCTTCAGTAACCAGATCACCATCCTCAGCGCCACCGGCACCTTCCTGGTCTTCATCGGCGTCTTCCTCTACAACAAGGCCCGGCAGATCCAGAGGGAAACCCTACAGGCCATGGCGGCCGAGCAGAACCACAagccgctgctgcaggagcaggacttCCAGTCCGCTCAGCCAAACTGA
- the slc25a45 gene encoding solute carrier family 25 member 45, with the protein MPFLEFVAGSISGAVGLAVGHPLDTVKVRLQAQSVYKGIFHCVAKTYTNEGLRGFFKGMAFPVLTTGLINSVVFGSYSNALYYLSQCRRSGGSASAGHIFTAGCFSGLVQVFVCAPIDLVKVRLQGQTSAERYRGPIHCVTVILKEGGLRGLYRGGLALALRDVPCYGLYFLPYEVTRKALTKSGEQPGTFAILMAGGIAGVVTWAFATPMDMVKARLQMSGAGGRVYSGVLHCMRVSLKEEGPRVFFKGLLLNSLRAFPVNAVTFLSYESLMKIFCPPER; encoded by the exons ATGCCTTTTTTGGAATTCGTCGCAGGCAGTATttcag GTGCAGTGGGGCTTGCAGTTGGGCATCCATTAGACACAGTGAAG GTGCGTCTGCAAGCCCAGTCTGTGTATAAAGGAATATTTCACTGTGTGGCCAAAACATATACTAATGAAGGG CTGCGTGGATTCTTCAAGGGCATGGCGTTCCCGGTGCTGACCACTGGCCTCATTAACTCGGTGGTCTTTGGATCTTACAGCAATGCTTTATATTACCTGTCTCAGTGCAGACGCAGCGGCGGCTCTGCCTCTGCTGGACACATCTTCACTGCCGGCTGCTTCTCTGGACTGGTGCAG gtgtttgtttgtgcgCCCATCGACCTGGTGAAGGTTCGTCTGCAGGGCCAGACCAGTGCCGAGCGGTACCGCGGACCCATTCACTGTGTGACCGTCATCCTGAAGGAGGGGGGGCTCCGGGGCCTGTACCGAGGAGGGCTGGCCCTGGCCCTCAGAGACGTACCCTGCTATGGACTCTACTTCCTGCCTTACGAGGTCACCCGTAAAGCTCTGACCAAGAGCGGCGAGCAGCCAG GGACCTTTGCCATCTTGATGGCTGGCGGCATTGCGGGCGTGGTTACCTGGGCCTTCGCCACGCCCATGGACATGGTGAAAGCCCGGCTCCAGATGTCCGGGGCCGGCGGCCGCGTGTACAGCGGCGTCCTGCACTGCATGAGGGTGAGCCTGAAGGAGGAAGGGCCCAGGGTCTTCTTCAAAGGCCTCCTACTGAACTCTCTGAGGGCCTTCCCCGTCAACGCCGTCACTTTCCTCAGCTACGAGAGCCTCATGAAGATCTTCTGTCCGCCTGAAAGATGA
- the mad2l2 gene encoding mitotic spindle assembly checkpoint protein MAD2B, whose product MTTLTRQDINFGQVVADILCEFLEVAIHLILYVREVYPSGIFQKRKKYNVPVQMSCHPELNQYIQDTLHCVKPLIEKNDAEKVVVVIMDKEHHPVERFVFEISQPPLLSISSDTLLSHVEQLLRAFILKISVCDAVLNNNPPGCSFTVLVHTRDAATRNMEKVQVIKDFPWIVADEQEVHMQEPKLIPLKTMTSDIVKMQLYVEERAQKT is encoded by the exons ATGACAACTCTAACTAGGCAAGACATCAATTTTGGACAAG TGGTTGCTGACATTCTCTGTGAGTTCCTGGAGGTTGCCATTCATCTCATTTTGTATGTCCGTGAAGTTTATCCCTCTGGGATATTTCAGAAGAGAAAGAAGTACAACGTCCCAGTGCAG ATGTCATGTCACCCGGAGCTTAATCAGTACAtccaagatactctgcattgtGTGAAACCACTCATTGAAAAG AATGATGCAGAGAAGGTGGTCGTGGTCATCATGGACAAAGAGCATCATCCAGTAGAGAGATTTGTGTTTGAGATTTCACAGCCTCCACTGCTCTCCATCAG CTCAGATACGCTACTGTCacatgtggagcagctgctgcgggCGTTCATCCTGaagatcagtgtgtgtgacgcTGTTTTAAATAATAACCCACCAG GATGCTCTTTCACAGTACTAGTACACACCAGAGACGCTGCGACACGCAACATGGAGAAGGTTCAAGTCATCAAG GACTTTCCGTGGATCGTCGCAGACGAGCAGGAGGTTCACATGCAGGAGCCTAAACTCATCCCGCTGAAGACCATGACGTCCGACATCGTCAAA ATGCAGCTGTATGTGGAAGAGAGAGCCCAGAAAACCTGA
- the tmem82 gene encoding transmembrane protein 82 produces the protein MLSFITSFIPTSYLLPGWLIPDINPVDSFLQGLIGACGISVLCCLLRVHLLLENSNKNEKGTSSEETTSQHIRSKPGHVGLLRFLFVAGLLAVVGSRVASLVVLEFILRSISGLLTARPESSKFLQQLLVQSQFSLGCALSCSLSFLHEGASQRWLCLLLAAALSWFLERQASGLLHHVTALYSLHSSQRYCGICICLLTSGSRLLPMLCRAMVITFSVAALAAVSIINQQFLSASEALRFWTPLTICYTLLVVYMQEEQHRMPGSQAVFNSVVVRLGGLMVLMLTVGRWADVLHILMCFLGEASCLIPTKDLLDAASSQVSKSPWKRHTGPKALSVH, from the exons ATGCTCTCTTTTATCACGTCCTTTATTCCAACTTCCTACCTCCTCCCAGGATGGCTGATACCCGATATAAATCCAGTGGATAGCTTTCTTCAAG GGCTGATCGGTGCATGTGGGATCTCCGTGCTTTGTTGTCTGTTAAGAGTTCACTTACTGTTAGAGAACAG taataaaaatgaaaaaggcacATCGAGTGAGGAGACAACCAGTCAACACATCAGGAGCAAacctggacatgttggcctgcTTCGGTTTTTATTTGTGGCCGGGTTACTGGCTGTGGTGGGCTCCCGGGTGGCCTCACTAGTCGTACTAGAATTTATTCTTCGATCCATCTCTGGACTCCTCACAGCTCGACCG GAGTCCAGCaaatttctgcagcagctgttagTTCAGAGCCAGTTTTCTCTGGGGTGCGccctgagctgcagcctgagctTCCTCCACGAGGGGGCGTCGCAGCGCTGGCTGTGTCTGCTCCTGGCAGCTGCACTCAGCTGGTTCCTGGAGAGACAGGCTTCAGGACTGCTGCACCATGTCACGGCTCTGTACAGCCTCCACAGCTCACAGCGCTACTGCGGCATCTGCATCTGCCTCCTGACATCAGGCAGCCGCCTGCTGCCCATGCTGTGCAGGGCCATGGTCATCACCTTCTCCGTGGCCGCCCTGGCCGCCGTGTCCATCATCAACCAGCAGTTTCTCTCTGCATCTGAAGCCCTCAGGTTCTGGACACCACTGACTATCTGCTACACACTTTTAGTGGTGTACATGCAGG AGGAGCAGCACCGCATGCCCGGCAGCCAGGCTGTTTTTAACTCTGTGGTGGTGCGTCTCGGGGGCTTGATGGTGCTGATGCTGACTGTCGGCCGCTGGGCCGACGTGCTCCACATCCTAATGTGTTTCCTGGGTGAGGCCAGCTGTCTCATCCCCACTAAGGACCTGCTGGATGCGGCATCCTCGCAGGTCAGCAAGTCTCCCTGGAAGCGGCACACAGGGCCAAAAGCACTTTCTGTCCACTGA